The window TGTTCATCGGCCTGTCGGTGCTGCTGCTGCTCGGCGACATCGTCAACCCGATCGCCAACCCGTTCACCGGATGAGCTCGCTCGAGCCCGGATAGAAGGAGCACATGACCACCTCCGCCCCCGACACCGCCGTCTCCCTGGGCATGCCCGAGCTGCCGCCCCCGTCGCTGGCGACGCGGCGTCACAGCCGGCAGATCGACGTCGGTGGGGTGAAGGTCGGCGGCGGGGCGCCGATCTCGGTGCAGTCGATGGCGACCACGGTCACCGCCGACGTCAACTCCACGCTGCAGCAGATCGCCGAGCTCACGGCCGCCGGTTGCCAGATCGTGCGGGTCGCCTGCCCCAGCCAGGACGACGCCGACGCGCTCGGTGAGATCGCCCGGCACTCGCAGATCCCGGTCATCGCCGACATCCACTTCCAGCCCAAGTACGTCTTCGCCGCGATCGAGGCAGGTTGTGCCGCCGTACGCGTCAATCCCGGCAACATCAAGAAGTTCGACGACCAGATCCGCGAGATCGCGAAGGCGGCCAAGGACCACGGCACCCCGATCCGCATCGGCGTCAACGCCGGATCGCTCGACAAGCGGCTGCTCGAGAAGTACGGCCGGCCGACCGCGGAGGCGCTCGTCGAGAGCGCGCTGTGGGAGGCGAGCCTGTTCGAGGAGCACGACTTCCGCGACATCAAGATCTCCGTCAAGCACCACGACCCGGTGGTCATGATCAACGCCTACCGGCAGCTGGCCGAGCAGTGCGACTACCCGCTGCACCTCGGCGTCACCGAGGCCGGGCCGGCGTTCCAGGGCACGGTCAAGTCCGCGGTCGCGTTCGGCGCGCTGCTGGCCGAGGGCATCGGCGACACGATCCGGGTGTCGCTGTCCGCCCCGCCGGTCGAGGAGGTCAAGGTCGGCATCGCGATCCTCGAGTCGCTCGGCCTGCGCCAGCGCGGTCTCGAGATCGTCTCCTGCCCGTCCTGCGGCCGGGCGCAGGTCGACGTCTACGAGCTCGCGGAGAAGGTCACCGCCGGCCTGGAGGGGCTGACGGTCCCGCTGCGGGTCGCCGTCATGGGGTGCGTCGTCAACGGCCCGGGCGAGGCCCGGGAGGCCGACCTCGGCGTCGCGTCGGGCAACGGCAAGGGCCAGATCTTCGTCCGCGGCGAGGTCATCAAGACCGTGCCCGAGGCGCAGATCGTCGAGACGCTGATCGAGGAGGCGCTGAAGATGGCCGAGGAGATGCAGCTCGAGGCCGGCGACCCCTCGGTCACCGTCGCCTGACGTCGCCACGTGCGGGCCGACTCGCGTCCCGGCAGCAAGCGGGGCGCGGCGAATCCGGGCATGCTGCCCCCCGTGTCCCTGCGCGTGCTCGGCGACCGCGACGCCGACGAGACGCTGGCGCTGCTGCGTCGTGACCCGATCGCCAACTGCTTCCTGATCTCCCGGCTGGAGGCCGCGGGCCTCGAGGCGTGGCGGCTCGGGGCCGAGGTGTGGGGCTACTTCGCGGGCGGGCGCCTCGACGCGGTCTGCTACGCCGGGGCCAACCTCGTGCCCGCCGGCGCCGACGAGACCGCGGTGCGCGCGTTCGCCGACCGGGCCCGCCGGCACGGCCGCCGCTGCTCCTCGATCGTCGGCCCGGCCGAGATGGCCCTACCGCTGTGGCGGCTGCTCGAGCCGTCCTGGGGACCGGCTCGCGAGGTCCGCGCCAACCAGCCGCTGATGGCGACCTCGGCGGACCCCTCCGTCGACGGCGACCCGCTGGTGCGGGCGGTCCAGCGCGACGAGGTCGACACCTTGCTGCCCGCAGCGGTCGCGATGTTCACCGAGGAGGTCGGGGTCTCCCCGCTCGCCGGGGACGGCGGCGCGCTCTACCGCGCCCGCCTCGCCGAGCTCGTCGCGGCCGGCCGTTCGTTCGCCCGCATCGACGACGGGCGCGTCGTCTTCAAGGCCGAGGTCGGTGCCGTGGGCGGCGACACCTGCCAGGTGCAGGGCGTCTGGGTCGACCCAGCGCTGCGCGGCCGGGGCCTGTCGGTGGCGGGCATGGCCACCGTCGTGCGCCTCATCCGGCGCACGATCGCCCCCGTGGTCAGCCTCTACGTCAACGACTTCAACACCCCGGCCCGCCGGGCCTACGAGCGGGTGGGCTTCACCCAGGTCGGCACGTTCACCTCCGTGCTGTTCTGACCGCAAAGTCGCCGGCCCGCCGCCGATAGGCTCGACGGTGTGACCGCCGGCGCCGTGACCCGCATGTCCGCCCTCTTCCTGCGCACGCTGCGCGAGGATCCGGCCGACGCCGAGGTGCCGAGCCACAAGCTGCTGATCCGGGCCGGCTGCGTGCGCCGGGTCGCCCCCGGCGTCTACACCTGGCTGCCGGTCGGCAAGCGCGTGCTCGACAAGGTGGCCGCGATCGTCCGCGAGGAGATGGACCGGATCGGCGCGCAGGAGCTGATCTTCCCGGCCCTGCTGCCGCGGGAGAGCTACGAGGCCAGCGGGCGGTGGACGGAGTACGGCGACCTGCTGTTCCGGCTGCAGGACCGCAAGGGCGCCGACTACCTGCTCGGCCCGACGCACGAGGAGATGTTCACGCTCCTGGTGAAGGGCGAGTACTCCTCCTACCGCGACTACCCGGTGATGCTCTACCAGATCCAGACGAAGTACCGCGACGAGGCGCGGCCGCGGGCCGGCATCCTGCGCGGCCGCGAGTTCGTCATGAAGGACTCCTACTCGTTCGACCTCGACGACGTGGGGCTGCAGGCGTCCTACGACGCGCACCGTGAGGCCTACATCCGCGCGTTCGACCGGCTGGGGCTGCGCTACGTCGTCGTCTCCGCGATGTCGGGCGCGATGGGCGGTTCGGCGAGCGAGGAGTTCCTGGCGCCCACGCCCACCGGCGAGGACACCTACGTCGCCTGCCACAGCTGCGGCTACGCGGCCAACACCGAGGCCGTGCACACGCCGGTCCCGGCGGTCGGCGATCCCGCCGCGCAGCCGCCGCTGCGGGTCGTCGACACCCCCGACGCGGCGACGATCGACGCGCTCGTCGCCCAGCTCGGGGGCATGGACCTCGGCCGCACCGTCACGGCGGCCGACACGCTGAAGAACGTCGTCCTCAAGATCCTCGCGCCCGGCGAGAAGCCCGAGGTCGTCGTCGTGGGCGTGCCGGGCGACCGGGAAGTGGACCTCAAGCGGCTGGCCGCGGCCTTCGAGCCGGCGGAGGTGGCCATCGTCGAGGGTTCGGAGTTCGCCGACCATCCGCGCCTGGTGCGCGGCTACATCGGTCCGCAGGGCCTGGCCGGCGCGGGTTACCGCTATCTGGCCGACCCGCGGGTCGTGCCCGGCAGCGCCTGGGTCACGGGGGCCAACGAGACCGGCAAGCACGCCGTCGACGTCGTCGCGGGCCGCGACTTCCAGGTCGACGACTACGTGGAGGCGGCCGAGGTGCGCGCCGGCGATCCGTGCCCGCAGTGCGGCGGCGCGCTGTCGATCGACCGGGGCATCGAGATCGGCCACATCTTCCAGCTGGGCCGCAAGTACGCCGACGCCTTCGGTCTCGACGCGCTCGGGCCCGACGGCAGGCCCGTGCGGATCACCATGGGCTCCTACGGCATCGGCGTCACGCGGGCCGTCGGGGCCGTCGTCGAGCAGTCCCACGACGACGCCGGGCTGGTCTGGCCGGCCTCGATCTCGCCGTACGACGTGCACGTCGTCCCCGTCGGCAAGGGCGACGCGCAGCGCGAGGCGGCGACCCGGATCGCCGCGGAGCTGGCAGCGGCCGGTCGCGACGTGCTGCTCGACGACCGCGCCGCCTCGCCGGGGGAGAAGTTCGCCGACGCCGACCTGATCGGCCTGCCCGTGCAGGTCGTGGTCGGCAAGGCGCTCGCCGACGGCGAGGTCGAGATCAAGGAGCGCGCCACCGGGGATCGCCGGCGGGTTGCGCTCGACGCCGTCGTCGCCGAGCTCACCCGCTGAGCCGACGCCAGGTCGCTTGGCGGGCGGTCGCGTCGGCGAGCAGCCGGTCCG of the Mycobacteriales bacterium genome contains:
- the ispG gene encoding flavodoxin-dependent (E)-4-hydroxy-3-methylbut-2-enyl-diphosphate synthase, translating into MTTSAPDTAVSLGMPELPPPSLATRRHSRQIDVGGVKVGGGAPISVQSMATTVTADVNSTLQQIAELTAAGCQIVRVACPSQDDADALGEIARHSQIPVIADIHFQPKYVFAAIEAGCAAVRVNPGNIKKFDDQIREIAKAAKDHGTPIRIGVNAGSLDKRLLEKYGRPTAEALVESALWEASLFEEHDFRDIKISVKHHDPVVMINAYRQLAEQCDYPLHLGVTEAGPAFQGTVKSAVAFGALLAEGIGDTIRVSLSAPPVEEVKVGIAILESLGLRQRGLEIVSCPSCGRAQVDVYELAEKVTAGLEGLTVPLRVAVMGCVVNGPGEAREADLGVASGNGKGQIFVRGEVIKTVPEAQIVETLIEEALKMAEEMQLEAGDPSVTVA
- a CDS encoding GNAT family N-acetyltransferase, with the translated sequence MLPPVSLRVLGDRDADETLALLRRDPIANCFLISRLEAAGLEAWRLGAEVWGYFAGGRLDAVCYAGANLVPAGADETAVRAFADRARRHGRRCSSIVGPAEMALPLWRLLEPSWGPAREVRANQPLMATSADPSVDGDPLVRAVQRDEVDTLLPAAVAMFTEEVGVSPLAGDGGALYRARLAELVAAGRSFARIDDGRVVFKAEVGAVGGDTCQVQGVWVDPALRGRGLSVAGMATVVRLIRRTIAPVVSLYVNDFNTPARRAYERVGFTQVGTFTSVLF
- a CDS encoding proline--tRNA ligase, producing the protein MSALFLRTLREDPADAEVPSHKLLIRAGCVRRVAPGVYTWLPVGKRVLDKVAAIVREEMDRIGAQELIFPALLPRESYEASGRWTEYGDLLFRLQDRKGADYLLGPTHEEMFTLLVKGEYSSYRDYPVMLYQIQTKYRDEARPRAGILRGREFVMKDSYSFDLDDVGLQASYDAHREAYIRAFDRLGLRYVVVSAMSGAMGGSASEEFLAPTPTGEDTYVACHSCGYAANTEAVHTPVPAVGDPAAQPPLRVVDTPDAATIDALVAQLGGMDLGRTVTAADTLKNVVLKILAPGEKPEVVVVGVPGDREVDLKRLAAAFEPAEVAIVEGSEFADHPRLVRGYIGPQGLAGAGYRYLADPRVVPGSAWVTGANETGKHAVDVVAGRDFQVDDYVEAAEVRAGDPCPQCGGALSIDRGIEIGHIFQLGRKYADAFGLDALGPDGRPVRITMGSYGIGVTRAVGAVVEQSHDDAGLVWPASISPYDVHVVPVGKGDAQREAATRIAAELAAAGRDVLLDDRAASPGEKFADADLIGLPVQVVVGKALADGEVEIKERATGDRRRVALDAVVAELTR